The proteins below come from a single Rosa rugosa chromosome 2, drRosRugo1.1, whole genome shotgun sequence genomic window:
- the LOC133731108 gene encoding uncharacterized protein At4g26485-like, whose amino-acid sequence MAQEKRIVHYSSSQKILLVGEGDFSFAACLATAFGSAANIVATSLNSREELRVNYPNAMSHLKELEEKGCTILHGVDVHTMSQHPQLIYRRFDCIIYNFPHAGYLRGSFSSESDKSQILARKNLVKGYFISARQMLCIRGQIHVTHETKFPFTEWEIVNLAKEAGLYLVEEETFYPWQYPGYVNKRGSGNCDESFRVGMSSTFKFAKY is encoded by the exons ATGGCACAAGAGAAAAGAATTGTGCATTATAGCAGCTCTCAGAAGATACTCTTGGTGGGTGAGGGAGACTTTTCCTTTGCTGCTTGTTTAGCCACAGCATTTGGCTCTGCTGCCAACATAGTTGCTACCTCACTCAACTCCAGAG AGGAATTAAGGGTTAATTACCCAAATGCTATGAGCCACTTGAAGGAATTAGAGGAAAAGGGATGCACAATCTTGCATGGAGTTGATGTGCATACTATGAGCCAACACCCCCAACTTATTTACAGGAGGTTTGATTGTATAATCTATAATTTTCCTCATGCGGGTTACTTGAGAGGTTCTTTTTCATCGGAAAGCGATAAATCCCAAATTCT TGCACGTAAGAACTTGGTCAAGGGATACTTCATAAGTGCACGTCAAATGCTGTGtat CCGTGGACAAATTCATGTGACACACGAGACAAAATTTCCTTTTACAGAGTGGGAAATAGTGAATTTGGCAAAGGAGGCTGGGTTATATCTGGTTGAAGAAGAAACATTCTACCCATGGCAATATCCAGGTTATGTAAATAAAAGAGGATCTGGGAACTGCGATGAAAGCTTTAGAGTTGGAATGTCTAGCACCTTCAAATTTGCTAAGTACTAG
- the LOC133732463 gene encoding uncharacterized protein At4g26485-like, protein MDLSSDEFLSCLLMEVLGFEKRIKHYTNYQRILLVGEGDFSFAVSLARAFGSSRNMVATSLDDRESLMRKYSKAMSNVMELENRGCVVLHEVDVHRMSQHPFLSSIRYDRIIYNFPHAGYLRGQLSSEYNLFQIWFHQDLVRGFFKNAREMLTEIGEIHVTHKTTYPFSRWEIVKLAGEVGLYLLQEEKFSKWDYPGYENKRGAGLCDQTFPVGECSTFKFAKHSTPASYYIDLVRAYGQDSRNNGPYMHHCHSFI, encoded by the exons ATGGACTTGAGTTCTGATGAGTTTCTCTCTTGCCTTCTAATGGAAGTCCTTGGGTTTGAGAAGCGTATCAAGCACTACACCAACTATCAAAGAATACTCTTGGTCGGAGAAGGAGACTTCTCCTTTGCCGTTTCCTTAGCCAGAGCTTTCGGCTCTTCCAGAAACATGGTAGCCACTTCTCTCGACGACAGAG AGTCATTGATGAGGAAGTATTCAAAGGCTATGAGCAATGTGATGGAATTGGAGAACAGGGGATGCGTAGTACTTCATGAAGTGGATGTGCACAGAATGAGTCAACACCCTTTTCTGAGTAGTATTCGGTATGATCGAATAATCTACAATTTTCCTCATGCCGGCTACCTGCGTGGTCAATTATCATCCGAGTACAATCTGTTTCAAATTTG GTTCCATCAGGATTTGGTGAGGGGATTCTTCAAGAATGCGCGTGAAATGCTTACCGAAATAGGAGAAATTCATGTGACACACAAGACAACATATCCTTTCAGTCGATGGGAAATAGTGAAGTTAGCCGGAGAGGTTGGGTTGTATCTGCTTCAGGAAGAAAAGTTCTCAAAATGGGATTATCCAGGTTATGAAAATAAGAGAGGAGCTGGGTTATGTGATCAAACTTTTCCTGTTGGAGAATGTAGCACCTTCAAATTTGCCAAGCATTCTACCCCTGCAAGTTACTACATTGACTTGGTTCGGGCTTACGGTCAGGATTCTCGAAATAACGGTCCTTACATGCACCACT GCCATTCTTTTATATAA
- the LOC133728675 gene encoding uncharacterized protein At4g26485-like isoform X3: MEEAIADTKREKRIMHYSSNQKILLVGEGNFSFAACLAKEFGSAKNMVATSLDSKESVLAQYSNAAPRNLRKLENMGCVILHEVDVHTMRQHSLLIDQLFDRIVFNFPHAGFVFMESKKKKTKFFMESDKRQIELHQDLVRRFFTSACKMLKERGEVHVTHKTAHPFNKWEIVKLAEEAGLYLVEEASFSRGDYPGYLNKRGSGKKCNRTFPVGECSTYKFAKLPLLEFSFTTIKIM, translated from the exons ATGGAAGAGGCTATAGCAGATACTAAACGAGAGAAAAGGATTATGCATTACAGCAGCAATCAGAAGATACTGTTAGTGGGTGAGGGCAACTTCTCTTTTGCTGCTTGTTTAGCCAAAGAGTTTGGCTCAGCGAAGAACATGGTTGCCACTTCTCTTGACTCCAAAG AGTCAGTATTGGCCCAGTATTCAAATGCAGCGCCAAGAAACTTGAGAAAATTGGAGAACATGGGATGTGTTATACTGCATGAAGTGGATGTACACACCATGAGGCAACACTCTCTCTTAATCGATCAACTGTTTGATCGGATAGTCTTCAACTTTCCTCATGCTGGTTTCGTATTTATggaaagcaagaagaagaaaacaaagttctTTATGGAAAGCGACAAGAGGCAAATCGA GTTGCATCAGGATTTGGTGAGGAGATTCTTCACCAGCGCATGTAAGATGCTGAAAGAACGTGGAGAAGTTCATGTGACTCACAAGACCGCACATCCATTCAATAAGTGGGAGATAGTGAAATTAGCAGAAGAGGCTGGGTTATATCTGGTTGAGGAAGCATCGTTTTCAAGAGGGGATTATCCCGGTTATTTAAACAAGAGAGGAAGTGGGAAGAAATGCAACCGCACATTTCCTGTTGGAGAATGTAGCACCTACAAATTTGCCAAGCTGCCGCTTCTTGAATTTTCATTCACAACAATAAAGATCATGTAA
- the LOC133728674 gene encoding uncharacterized protein LOC133728674, producing the protein MAFAPPPNPKPIPHFLSPTPFSPQISLLFPKTPPHSPPPSAPLRASRRQTVPTSALREWKEYEEAVKRKDLAGALGFLQSLETQQNPVEIVNGSLPAESTRPSQELGFVGWERERDWEVLDTCLNADNMKLVGKAYGFLKNRGFLANFGRYRNIVMEGTRDVTPSVLKTSTGLEASKFAPKKWGLSGSSRPALVAFLGGLSFLLSQGIDIRPNLTVILGLAFADSIFLGGCCLAQISSYWPPNRRRILIHEAGHLLTAYLMGCPIRGVILDPIVAVQMGIQGQAGTQFWDEKMASDLAEGRLDGSAFDRYCMVLFAGIAAEALIYGEAEGGENDENLFRGICLLLQPPLSVAEMSNQARWSLLQSYNLLKWHKSAHRAAVKALESRSSLSVVIRSIEEAMAANRGIKVN; encoded by the exons ATGGCTTTTGCTCCTCCTCCAAACCCCAAACCAATCCCTCACTTCCTCTCTCCCACTCcattctctccccaaatttcCCTCCTTTTTCCCAAAACACCCCCGCATTCACCACCGCCCTCCGCCCCTCTTCGCGCCTCAAGGCGCCAAACCGTCCCGACTTCAGCCCTCCGAGAATGGAAGGAGTACGAAGAAGCCGTGAAGCGCAAGGACCTAGCCGGCGCTCTTGGGTTCTTGCAGTCCCTCGAGACCCAGCAAAACCCAGTTGAGATTGTTAATGGGTCGTTGCCGGCTGAGTCGACCCGGCCGAGTCAAGAGTTGGGTTTTGTGGGgtgggagagggagagggattGGGAGGTCTTGGACACGTGTCTCAATGCTGATAACATGAAGCTTGTGGGCAAAGCTTATGGCTTTCTCAAGAACAGAGGGTTCTTGGCCAATTTTGGGAGATACAGGAACATTG TAATGGAGGGAACACGTGATGTTACACCATCTGTGTTGAAGACTTCAACAGGTTTAGAAG CATCGAAATTTGCTCCAAAAAAGTGGGGTCTTTCGGGAAGTTCTCGTCCTGCTCTGGTTGCTTTTCTTGGCGGGctatcttttcttctttctcaagGCATTGACATCAGGCCTAACCTTACGGTAATATTGGGGCTAGCATTTGCGGACTCTATCTTCCTTGGTGGTTGCTGCTTAGCTCAAATCTCCAGTTATTGGCCTCCAAATAGACGTCGGATCCTCATCCATGAAGCAGGGCACCTCCTAACAG CTTATCTAATGGGTTGCCCAATTCGTGGGGTGATATTAGACCCAATTGTTGCAGTGCAGATGGGAATTCAAGGGCAG gcgGGAACTCAGTTTTGGGATGAGAAAATGGCCAGTGACCTTGCTGAAGGAAGACTTGATGGTAGTGCTTTTGACAG GTACTGCATGGTGCTTTTTGCAGGCATTGCTGCTGAAGCTCTTATTTATGGGGAGGCAGAGGgtggagaaaatgatgaaaatTTATTTAGGGGCATCTGTCTTCTTCTGCAACCCCCGTTATCTGTTGCTGAG ATGTCAAATCAAGCAAGATGGTCCCTTCTGCAATCTTACAATTTGCTCAAATGGCATAAAAGTGCACACCGAGCTGCAGTTAAAGCTTTAGAAAGTCGCAGCAGTTTGAGTGTTGTAATTAGAAGTATTGAGGAAGCAATGGCAGCAAATAGGGGAATAAAAGTAAATTAA
- the LOC133728675 gene encoding uncharacterized protein At4g26485-like isoform X1, producing the protein MEKAIADTKQEKRIMHYSSNQKILLVGEGNFSFASCLAKVFGSAKNMVATSLESRESVLAQYSNAAPRNLRKLENMGCVILHEVDVHTMRQHSLLIDQLFDRIVFNFPHAGFVFMESKKKKTKFFMESDKRQIELHQDLVRRFFTSACKMLKERGEVHVTHKTAHPFNKWEIVKLAEEAGLYLVEEASFSRGDYPGYLNKRGSGKKCNRTFPVGECSTYKFAKLPLLEFSFTTIKIM; encoded by the exons ATGGAAAAGGCTATTGCAGATACTAAACAAGAGAAACGGATTATGCATTACAGCAGCAATCAGAAGATACTGTTAGTGGGTGAGGGCAATTTCTCTTTTGCTTCTTGTTTAGCTAAAGTATTTGGCTCTGCTAAGAACATGGTTGCCACTTCCCTCGAATCCAGAG AGTCAGTATTGGCCCAGTATTCAAATGCAGCGCCAAGAAACTTGAGAAAATTGGAGAACATGGGATGTGTTATACTGCATGAAGTGGATGTACACACCATGAGGCAACACTCTCTCTTAATCGATCAACTGTTTGATCGGATAGTCTTCAACTTTCCTCATGCTGGTTTCGTATTTATggaaagcaagaagaagaaaacaaagttctTTATGGAAAGCGACAAGAGGCAAATCGA GTTGCATCAGGATTTGGTGAGGAGATTCTTCACCAGCGCATGTAAGATGCTGAAAGAACGTGGAGAAGTTCATGTGACTCACAAGACCGCACATCCATTCAATAAGTGGGAGATAGTGAAATTAGCAGAAGAGGCTGGGTTATATCTGGTTGAGGAAGCATCGTTTTCAAGAGGGGATTATCCCGGTTATTTAAACAAGAGAGGAAGTGGGAAGAAATGCAACCGCACATTTCCTGTTGGAGAATGTAGCACCTACAAATTTGCCAAGCTGCCGCTTCTTGAATTTTCATTCACAACAATAAAGATCATGTAA
- the LOC133729352 gene encoding F-box protein CPR1-like, giving the protein MAETDLPEDVILNILSWLPVKSLIRFTSVSKRFRSIILYDPKLARTQFEAACQRKTLSCRLIFHTVTRRLESLDLDTPSYGDISSSRKLSFPFEEPGSDISLLGSCNGLVFVAFGEVDFYIWNPATRFFMELPKPGFSDGLWLRYYGAGYLSATDDYKVFAASYDVYGPTREMKMFSLRAHVWKTIQHPGHDKASDEGTLLNEAIHWLVGNEILAFDFAQEEFRTMRLPDHHEIQDPFGVGYVGVSEGCLCVCGHRRSVAVKGVGGEWSLVKIDHKEEEKFLVYTTGGTSFDRYRNMIPYEESLLRINF; this is encoded by the exons ATGGCCGAAACTGACCTACCTGAAGATGTTATACTGAACATTTTGTCTTGGCTGCCCGTCAAATCCTTGATCCGATTCACCTCCGTTTCCAAACGCTTCCGATCCATCATATTGTACGACCCCAAATTAGCCAGAACTCAATTTGAAGCAGCTTGTCAGCGGAAAACCCTAAGTTGCCGACTCATCTTCCACACAGTCACCCGTCGCCTCGAATCCCTAGACTTGGATACACCGTCCTATGGAGACATTTCCTCCAGCAGAAAGCTGAGTTTCCCTTTCGAGGAACCGGGTTCGGATATCAGCCTGCTAGGCTCGTGCAATGGTTTGGTGTTTGTAGCGTTTGGTGAAGTCGACTTTTACATTTGGAACCCAGCAACCCGATTCTTCATGGAGTTGCCTAAGCCAGGTTTTTCTGACGGACTATGGCTCAGGTATTATGGTGCTGGCTATTTGTCTGCCACCGACGACTACAAAGTTTTCGCAGCCTCTTATGACGTGTATGGACCGACACGAGAGATGAAGATGTTCTCCTTGAGAGCTCACGTTTGGAAAACAATCCAACATCCTGGCCATGACAAAGCCTCTGATGAGGGGACTCTTTTGAATGAGGCAATTCATTGGTTAGTGGGGAATGAAATCCTTGCTTTTGATTTCGCACAGGAGGAGTTCAGGACTATGCGTCTGCCTGATCATCATGAGATTCAGGACCCATTTGGTGTTGGCTATGTTGGGGTTTCTGAGGGATGTCTGTGTGTATGCGGTCATCGGAG ATCAGTTGCCGTAAAAGGGGTTGGCGGCGAGTGGTCGTTGGTTAAGATTGATCATAAAGAAGAGGAGAAGTTCCTTGTGTATACGACTGGAGGCACCTCGTTTGACCGCTACCGTAACATGATTCCATATGAAGAGAGTCTACTTCGAATTAATTTTTAG
- the LOC133728675 gene encoding uncharacterized protein At4g26485-like isoform X2: MEKAIADTKQEKRIMHYSSNQKILLVESVLAQYSNAAPRNLRKLENMGCVILHEVDVHTMRQHSLLIDQLFDRIVFNFPHAGFVFMESKKKKTKFFMESDKRQIELHQDLVRRFFTSACKMLKERGEVHVTHKTAHPFNKWEIVKLAEEAGLYLVEEASFSRGDYPGYLNKRGSGKKCNRTFPVGECSTYKFAKLPLLEFSFTTIKIM, encoded by the exons ATGGAAAAGGCTATTGCAGATACTAAACAAGAGAAACGGATTATGCATTACAGCAGCAATCAGAAGATACTGTTAGTGG AGTCAGTATTGGCCCAGTATTCAAATGCAGCGCCAAGAAACTTGAGAAAATTGGAGAACATGGGATGTGTTATACTGCATGAAGTGGATGTACACACCATGAGGCAACACTCTCTCTTAATCGATCAACTGTTTGATCGGATAGTCTTCAACTTTCCTCATGCTGGTTTCGTATTTATggaaagcaagaagaagaaaacaaagttctTTATGGAAAGCGACAAGAGGCAAATCGA GTTGCATCAGGATTTGGTGAGGAGATTCTTCACCAGCGCATGTAAGATGCTGAAAGAACGTGGAGAAGTTCATGTGACTCACAAGACCGCACATCCATTCAATAAGTGGGAGATAGTGAAATTAGCAGAAGAGGCTGGGTTATATCTGGTTGAGGAAGCATCGTTTTCAAGAGGGGATTATCCCGGTTATTTAAACAAGAGAGGAAGTGGGAAGAAATGCAACCGCACATTTCCTGTTGGAGAATGTAGCACCTACAAATTTGCCAAGCTGCCGCTTCTTGAATTTTCATTCACAACAATAAAGATCATGTAA